Genomic DNA from Danaus plexippus chromosome 16 unlocalized genomic scaffold, MEX_DaPlex mxdp_23, whole genome shotgun sequence:
tatatatatatataaattatctattgACTCTTCATGATATCTCTTGAACCATAAGGACTAAGACTTGAAATTTGGTTGCAACATTCCTGTCGCCGAGGAGAGTTCAGTTCAGaaaggatttttaaatttctcccCCTAGGGGTCTAGCGGAGACAtcaacaatgaaaaataatcatttttaaagtatagttCCTATATGTAAATTTGCTAGGATTCTTATTTTTAGGCATTATTAGGATGTAAAAATGATCTACGagcgaattttatattaactcgTCCCCGATGATCGAACTATAAGTTACAGCTCCTACAGAGTCCTAATTTTTTATGAGTTTTCTGTGAGTGACGTAAAAGTTATGAAGGAATGTCACGACATCCCACCCACCGGAGATGGGAGGCgggtaataataatgaaaatattatatttctatattctcTACGAGGCAGACGGGTAACGGCTAGTTATCTACAAGCTTTTAACTCACTAGATCTAACACGTGTTTCTCTGGCAGCCTTCAGTCTTTCTCTCTCCAACTTCTTCTCTTCTATCAGTGACTGTCTTTCTCTCTCCGCTTGTTTAGCGGCCAGGGCTCTTTCTTCTTTGAACTCTTCTTTGAGTCTAAGCACATCCCATTCGATGGTCGAACGCAGCGCCTTATCAACTTGGGCGCCGTTCATCCTTTCTTCTTTCTTGAactgaaataatatacattataaatgcaTGACAgtataatctatttaaaatgcaTCAAACACATAATTTTGATCACTAAACTAGTTtcgagttttttattttgacattagGTGATATTACCAAAAtcagatttataaatttgtacattttagataaaattacaTCTCAACATTATTTCGGTTTACATGTCACAGCAGGAAACGGTTTTATAcggtcatatttttatttttccgtaTCCttgctataatttataagatttttttacactAATTACAACCCACGGCATTTgttggcaaaaaaaaaattgacatttaatGTGGAGAAGGTGTATTTGTCTTACAAGTTGCATCACAGtcatttaagattatttttaagtctCAATATTTTCTCTCCCTAAAATTACATACCTCTAATAGTGAGCGAGAAGTTCGGTTTCTGTTTTTTGTCGTGAATTTTCTGACTGAATTTTCAGCAGTTCAATAAGTTGGTTTACTcagtctataataatatagactGACTAAACTAGTGGACCGAGTACACTCTGATTGTAacatattagtaaaatttgctttgtatttttaaataataaattaataatatgatatcaaCTGTAATGTAGGTACACCGTCCGTAggtcaatttttaatattaagttgtgTCATTCAGTTTCGCCACTCAccacaatatatatgttacgaatttaaatatatatatatatatatatatatatatatatatatatgtatatatatatgatttaaattgaaaggtggcaaacgagcagactgcctacttgatgggcagtagtgaccgtcgccAATCTTGATTTtttgaggaaaagggaggtGTGGGAATGGCAGGAAAGggaaaagggcaaccggctctctcactcatcgaacGAAACGAAAGCCACTATaggctacttcacgctgatcttctgtgagagggtggtactgccccggtcgagccagcccatgttcgaacTGTAGTAagttgaccacagctaggctctatcaccttcaaaatataattctattggACATAGCACTCACCTTAAATTTAAGTTCTCGTCTCGTCCTATCAGGGAATAGAGGTGCCATCAACGAGAAATCTGTTCCAATAACAGCCAAGGCTCTATAGAACCTGACAGTCTCAGCGGAGCTCCAGTCTCTAGAGCGGAGATGTTTCGCCTTATACCCGCTGCTCTTTGACCAGGAGCCCTCGTGCACCACTGAAGACACTTTACGGTCGGACTCCGTCTGTTTTATGacctgaaaatatttaattatatttcaatattaacatcacatatttaagatataataatttttctatgaataaaattttttctatattatattatcatatttgtGCCATGAATTGGAATCAATGgtagaaaatataatgctCTATAACTTATTCATTTCTTTGGACTGTcagaattatttgaaaaaaaaaaaaaaaacttagtttcgtgtgataaatttaataagaatcaTATGCTTTTATCGATACGAAAATGCTTCATTGAATGTAACTtgcttaaaatttgttatattttatattaactacagCACTCACCAAGCTTTCCTCGTCGATCATTATTGTCCCGTTAGGTCCAAGTTTTATCTGCGGCACGGGCGCGGCGTTCTCCTTCGGGTTATCCGTTTTGGTCTCTTCCTTTTTGTTACTCTCCAGAATCTCCTTCTCGTTCGCTTCCTTAGCATTTATTTCGTCGTCGTCCGGACTAATTTTGtgaatttatatcattttagtCAATTTAACGTAACTTtagtcatataaaattacatcaaaCACACTCATTATCTTAATGCTGTAACATTtaagttgatatatttttatcaactggtttataatatatttattgttataaaaaacgacttattaaaatttaaatgcagTAAGTGATTCCTAACTTATATAGTTTATCAGTATTTTGAATGTGGAATGTAAAGaacatattcatttaaaataaaattacagaacagattaaaaataaatgaatgtttttaCATAACCTGTGCATGTCAGAATGACAGATCAATGTTTTATGCAATTTTTtgaagattataattcgtctaacaaatagaaatgttgatattggcaaaatattccacgattccagtgcgaatgaagtcAGGGgatatattagtaaaaatatgcTTAATGTTACTGTGGATACTTACACTATAGGGTTCGAGGTTGGATTGTAGAAGATGAGGTCGTACATCGTCAGGGAGTCACGTTTAACGTTTTCTCGACGTCTCATGGCGTTCAAACGACGTTCATTACGAGATCTCCTTAAATACAGAACATAATGTCTTATAGGTACTATGTCatcaaagaatttatttatatcaaacaattgaaatatttatctgagaattatatatatgtaaaatatataatattaaattttaaactgtattAATTGCTCTTAAACCGAATGTGTAATAGACAACAtaagaatagaaaataattaagactctagtaatgttaatacaattaaaagtgATTGTTACtttgtatgtttttctttaactGGAGACGTCGGCTGTGGTTTCGTAATGACACTAACACCTGAGCACACAGAATCATTTCTCACGCGACTGACATCCCTGAAACATCCaagatatatcaaaaatattaggaATTTATACATCACAACATGCATGATcttcattgataaaaaattatctctattaatcaaatatttttttaataatgagatgtaagactttagcgagttttattcatttaaatgaaactaatattgtttCGATATaatacgcgtgctttatttatgttaatcgTGACCACGGTcgttgaaaagtaaccgaaacttcgggattatgtagtttttaacaaaaataaatcacgcgtagtttatccgaaaaatattagtttcatttaaatatttttgtaataattatattatattttgtccaacaaataaaaattgtcattgGTGAAATGTTCCACAATTATTCCCgtgtgaatgaagccatagcatagaaaataaaaatctactcAAATTGTCATCTTAACATCATTAAAGACTAAAAAACTGATTTATCCAATGACGAATATGATTATTAGAAACTACATACAAAATGGAGGACAAAAGTAACTTAAatcacataaaaatgtaatcatttaagttttaattatttggtaaatgatagaaaatttcttatacaataaaaatatttctgtttagaatattatttgtaatatattatagtgtaCCTGTTGGGTAAGGACACAAGTGTGTTATGAGACATTTGAGAGTCATGCCTTTGTCTTTGATGAGCTGGTGTATTGCCTCCAGATAGAAGACTCCTTCTACTTTCATCCTCGGATTCACTTGCACTACCCTAGAGAAGTACATTTTGCCATATCAAACAAACTCATATCATAAAACGTAAAATCTGgtattaattttcaagtatattagaataattgtattgttttctagatcaataaaaaaaaaatttcgtttaCCGAACATTTATGAAGTCATTGAGAACAAACTtttgatattacaaaattcaGGATATAGAACAAATACATAGacagtatattcaaaaattttatatgttacagATGTTGGAACACTTATTAGGACTTACCTGTACACTGTTCCGTCGATGAGGCCCCAATCTTGGAGCTGGACGCAATTTAGGTCTCACCTTACTCGGTGAGGGGAGAGGGACGATTGGATCAAAAAGAACCTCAGCATTTTCCGATATAATTTCACTCTTCAACAACTCTATTGGCTTAGGTGCAGTTGATGCTGATTGCAAGGGAATTATGCCATCCATGGCTTCATCATTTGCTATGGTCGGTGTGCCAGGTCCGGCTTGTTcttaaattgattataaatttgaaaaattagaGCTAATACatgaagtattaaaattataatgaaatgtgtCTTACCATTCCTTCGGCTGTCATTGGTAATATTGTGAGTGATATTAATTACACTTCCTGATATTTGGAGTTCATTactttcattgattttttgtGCTACAGGAGTCTTCCTGCCGATGAGTGTTGTGGTTAATTTTTGTTCCACATTTCTTATGACTTTAGGGGAAGGGACTATTGGAGATGCGAATGTCTTTTTTGGACTATTTCGTCTCAAAGGGGATACAAAAATGTTGGTatcttttattgaattaattgattGTGCTTTATCTTTGAATGACGTTGAATTGTTTGCGTTATGAGGAGTTTCGCCAGGTGTGGTACTGTTGGTGGCCGGCGATTTATTGAAGCTCTGTTCTTTTGACGGCGTGTTCGTACTTGAGTTTTGGTTGTCcggtgtattttttattacactcgTATTTTCTTCTTGATTTGCGGAAGCTGATGGCAGAGGAGTTTGAGAATCTTTGGAATTTTTTTCAGCATTGTCTTTTGAATCAGaggctttatttttattctcagATGTTTCAGTATTTTTTCGTCGCAGTGGCAAAAAATTAACAGCTTTAATTCTTGCTCTCCGTGTAgacattttaactttaaatatctcTTAGGCCgcaaggaaattaaaataatgttcaggATATTGCTCTAAAAATCTTCTAaaggataaaaattttaaatgaatacattttatcaCAATACTTTTTGAAAAGAAAGTATAACACGCACACGATACTGAAGACAGTACTCACTAAAGTTGAAAAGTCGTCACACGATAAGTTGGCAACTGTCGTCTGTCAAAAATTGCCCCGGTAGGAATAGGGTTGCCGGgtcttaaaatatgtaaaggaAGATAGCTTtatccaaaattaaaaaaagtaaactcTTTGAAAAATAGACTTACCTAtgacaacaacaacaaaattatttgtttattcataaatattactggttatataattatacaactgagtttacaatattgttaataatttttttaatataccatTTCGGCcattaataacaaaacgaAATATCAGcaatcaatacttttttttaattttttaactataattttcaggatataaattaatatcaaaagcaATTGAAGAAAGCAGAGGAATTGTTTTCGTGACTTTagattgatataattatttcgagCTTCTGTAAAAAACTGTAAAGGTCTTTTTACTGCACAGTTTGCATGTGTcgaaaaacaataatacaCTATAAACTAATCCAAATAAACAGTTCTGAGGTTCTTTTAGCTGTTAgtcttcttatattataaatggagGAAGTTTTCTCAGAAGAAATGTTCTATTTCATAACGATTTCAttctaaagttatttaattattttctttacatccataaaaatacaaatgtgtgtattatttcttgtacaacaattttttttataaatggtaTTATTGTCTGGTATTGGAATTTAAAAGTGGTGATGTGTGTGGtagaatttaaaagtattgatGAACTACGTTATTGGAGCAAACttcaaaatgttatacaataaataattgtttagaaCGGATGTAGTTCGTcataacgataaaaaaaaaacatagctTAATTGGATGGTGTGAAGTATGAGTTCAGAAATTATTGTCGGTAGGGATATAGCGAAGAGGTACCaactttatgaaatatatttatatattttttacgaatatgtaaaacaatccaggataacaaaaacaatatatgtttttcatCATTCTTTAATGCATTTCCTCTAATTTTTTGACAGCGATGAGCACTTTTGGTGAAAATAGATACCAGAAATcagtataatataactatatattaattaacagttccaataaaaaaaactcttgaTTTAATATAGGTTATTTGCTTATACTCAGCAGTTCAacttcacaataaaaatagatctcttctataaaatttatataatttacaaaagcGGAAATCTTagataaaacaacaataaataaatgcctCTGGGGAATAAAAcgcaattatatatttttctttgtagaTAAATTGACAGATGTCACTCTGTTAAGgtcaattgtataaatatcttaCGAGTACAAAGTGTCTATTGGTGTTAATCGCCAAACAGAAAACTATGCTGCATCCATCTACAAGTAAGCTACTGCATATTGGTTCGTCATTCATTACCTATATTTTGGCTAAAAGTCAACattttgcaaaattattttacaaattgtcATGACACTATAAGAATTAGTCAACGATGAAACGTGCCTGGATGAGACGCCGGCGGCGGTCGGCTCAACGACTACTCTACTCTAACTGTAGGATATGTTACTCGTTGCGATCAACTATTTATTgctaagaaatttattaacttcGAAAAGCTGTTGCATTGCAAAATCACTATCACAACTgcagtataataaaaatagtataacaCAAGActgaataagaaatattaagcGTTGTTCATGCATGACTACAACTATAGCGTCGTAATGCGTCGAGTATCGCATTCGCCGAGCCGGCGGCAAGGCCTCGCAGCCCACAGCTGCTCTATCACAAAACGTAATTCGTCCGTATTATTTTTGTCGCCCCCGCCTACTTACTCCTACTAAAATATGATCAATATcgacaataaattattttcacctACAATTAAAACAAGGTACGAAGTGTTATCGTGCATCGCGAGTCCGAACGTCGCTGTTCTAGCTcactttatctttataataattgactgGACCGCTCGATCGAGCGCCCCCTATCACTTCTATTAAACAAACTCTAAAAGGCGAATCctcaatattacaatatttacataaagaaATGATTCGAAGCGCTAATGATCCACCACTATCTAGTTAACCGGATAAATATTCGAC
This window encodes:
- the LOC116771661 gene encoding uncharacterized protein LOC116771661; translated protein: MSTRRARIKAVNFLPLRRKNTETSENKNKASDSKDNAEKNSKDSQTPLPSASANQEENTSVIKNTPDNQNSSTNTPSKEQSFNKSPATNSTTPGETPHNANNSTSFKDKAQSINSIKDTNIFVSPLRRNSPKKTFASPIVPSPKVIRNVEQKLTTTLIGRKTPVAQKINESNELQISGSVINITHNITNDSRRNEQAGPGTPTIANDEAMDGIIPLQSASTAPKPIELLKSEIISENAEVLFDPIVPLPSPSKVRPKLRPAPRLGPHRRNSVQGSASESEDESRRSLLSGGNTPAHQRQRHDSQMSHNTLVSLPNRDVSRVRNDSVCSGVSVITKPQPTSPVKEKHTKRSRNERRLNAMRRRENVKRDSLTMYDLIFYNPTSNPIVPDDDEINAKEANEKEILESNKKEETKTDNPKENAAPVPQIKLGPNGTIMIDEESLVIKQTESDRKVSSVVHEGSWSKSSGYKAKHLRSRDWSSAETVRFYRALAVIGTDFSLMAPLFPDRTRRELKFKFKKEERMNGAQVDKALRSTIEWDVLRLKEEFKEERALAAKQAERERQSLIEEKKLERERLKAARETRVRSSRGSKALSSNMLPGLNKVHNEVFTADGIIERANRRPHKNKHGTIQASDKNKDNQSDVSQNTQNQDVAVLTKLPPMQTKTPEAVNTLPPIPPNIETGSLVVLTVDDPSSPAKKMLQTYIARGPGQLTPVALPTTFLNSVVGYMKKNKGQGSPQIMSPGSAASYDSRSSGTPGVPNISVLPSPAKRQRHSSFTITQL